Within Dermacentor albipictus isolate Rhodes 1998 colony chromosome 3, USDA_Dalb.pri_finalv2, whole genome shotgun sequence, the genomic segment AAGTACAGAGCGCATAAAGAAGAGGGGTATGGTGAAGAACAGTGGAAAACACAAGGCAAAAAGGTAAAACACAAGTACGGGATGTAGCAAGTAATTAGGAATAAGCTAACAAACGAAGAGATACATTATAATAAGAGACTGACACCCAACCGGACATTGAAATTCAAGTCAATGTATACAAAGCATAATGTAAATCAATATCTTCTATTGGACAACGCTTGTAACGTAAAAATGGTGCGAGAAAACAAAAGATGTGTAGCTCAAGTTATTTGACAAAGATCTCAGTTAATGACTGCCTGAATGTTTCTGGATTTCTCTCAAGAGCAACTGCTTCGGGAAGGCAATTCCAGTCTTCAATGGCTGCGGGAAGAAACGATTTGCTGAACGCAAGAGTCGAACCGTGAAAGCGTTGGACGCTGTTGGAGTTGAACAGGCGGCGAATTGTACGTGTTCTTGGAGAGTTTCTGTATCGTCTCGTTGTTGGAGCCGTTCGATTCGATCGTCATACCCAGAGCCCGGAGAGAGTCCACCCTGGGGATGAGACAGCCCTCACTTGTCCGAAGAGTGATGCCGATGTCCTGTACAGGCCTCCGACCTTTTATTTTGGGGCCCCTGCGCTTGGGCCTATATAGTAGTACCTCTGATTTCCACGGCATGCATCGGAGACCGGTCGGTCTCAGGTAGTCTTCTGTGACCTCGATGGCTTCTTGAAGTGCAGCCTCTAAATGTCCGGTGCTGCAACCGGGGCACCATATGGTGacgtcgtctgcatatatcgtgTGGTTAATGCCATCGACCTCGGAGAGTTTCCTGGATAGACCGATCATGGCAAGGTAAAAGAGGGTCGGGGATATGACTGTCCCCTGTTGCGCCCCTCTAGAACAGAGCCTAACCCACTTGTAGGATGGCTTTCTTGTCCGGCAGGAAAGATCTCTTGAAGTCATGAAAGTGTTTGCTCAAACCAAGGCTCGAGATCGTTCCCAAGACAAAGGAATGGAGGatgttgtcgaaggccttctccaAGTCAAGGTCAAGTGTGGCTCCCATGTCTCTCGTGTTGCGATCGATGGCCTGATCCTTGATCCGCCTCATGGCGTCTTGCGTCGAAAGGCCCGCTCTGAAGCCTGTCATGTTGTGGGGATAGACGTCCTTCTCTTCCAAGTACCGGGAGACCTTGTTGTGGAttgcgtgctcggccaccttgcCCTCACATGAAGGGAGTGAGATGGGCCTGAGATTAGGGGCCGAGACTGGGCGGCTTGCCGGGCTTGAGAATGAGGATGGTGGTGTCCCTCTTCCACATTCCCGGAACTTTGCCGCTGCTCCTCGTCTGGTTGACGAGCTCGGTCAGGTACTTTATTGATTTGTCTTCCAGGTTCCTGAGGGCATTTTTGGGGATCTTGTCCGGGCCGGGGGGCCGTTGAAGTCGTGTAGGGCCCGCCTGACTTCTTCAACCCCAACCTCCGCGTCCAGTTGCTTGGATGAAAAAAATCCAAGTTCCAAACTTGACGCGCTGCATGTGATGCAAATAAGCACAACAGTGCGTATATAATTTATTTCTCTAATGACTAAGCGCTTCTAGAAAACGCCGCGTCACATAGCTTCCAACATGTATGCTGGATATACACAATTTTTCAGGGAGAACCACATGACGCCAACATAGAACTAAACCAGCGAAATCGTAGAGAAAACTGGTTTCCTTTTAATTTACCTGTTTATCTATTTAAATTGAGGGTTAAGCTTAATTATTAGGCATAATAAATGAGCCtaatatttgtaaaaaaaaggaaagggaagcAAAAGTGGAATACATGACAGCTTGACACCAGCAGAAGTCGAACCCATACCCATACCCTCCATACAATGCGAGTGCTGATCATACATTTGAGCTACTGCTTCAGccggcaatcaatcaatcaatcaatcaatcaatcaatcaatcaatcaatcaatcaatcaatcaatcaatcaatcaatcaatcaatcaatcaatcaatcaatcaatcaatcaatcaatcaatcaatcgttacAACTAGCTTTTTACTTCAAACTCTGTTAGAATGCTTTCTTTCTGTTCAAGTAACGCCATTTTTTACAGTTATGTTTGCAAAGTCCAAACTGACTGTCTTTGATCGGCCTAAATTTTTCAACATAATTCGGTGGCTTTGAATGTGTTATTACCAGCGCCCTTCATGGTCACGGTGGTGGATCGGGAACATTCTCTTTCATTCGCAGGCATCACATAGTAAGTGCGTGATCTCATTCTAGTGGATGACTTGCCAATGAACTGTCGTGTGATGTCAAAGCCTCAAGGACGCTAAGGTCGAGGCCATCTGTTTACACAGCGAGAATAAGAACCGATGCTCTCACTTTTTAAGAACCATATGAGCCCAATATCGGCGAAACAACACATATGAGAAATTCAAGCGCTTACATTGAAACGAAATTTGGAGCTGAGAGTGAGAGGGAATATTTAGTTAAAATTATTCCTACATTTTTTAAAGAACGTCGTTTCCCTTATGCGTTGCGTCACTTTATTGCCGGTTGCCTTCATGTGGCTATTCTTCGTGGAGCAGCGGTGGCCGCCGATGCGATGTATCAATCGCTGCGATAAGATGAGCTCCCGCTTGATATAGCCTCGGtgactatacagggtgtccaactatcatgcaccgagGTGTAAAATAAGAAAAGAGGCTACATGGTTTATTCTACGCAAGTAAGACGAAGTGCCTATTGTTTAGTGTCTTGTCGAGAAACCACAACTAAATTTCAGCCCATTACATCCAGGTACTTAAATAAGTGTAATCATTTGACCTTTTTATTTGTTGTAATTGTCGAGAGGCCAATTAAGCGGTTGTAGAGATTCCTAAGACAACACATAGGGAAGTGTTTGCCTACTTGCCGCTTTCACTTTTTCTTCGGCAAATAGAGAAAGCCCGAGAAATACGCATTAAAAAATACCGCTTGACGCGCGCACGCAGAATATCAACGTCATCAAAGACTCTCAGTGCGAAAGCAAGCCGTTCACCTCAGGCTTGTCGTTCAGGGCAGCCCTCGACCTTGACACGCAGTAAACGCCGGGAGCTGTCCACACGCAGTGGAAAGTACACGTGAGTGGTAATCGGCGCCGCTCGACTCAATAACACGTTTGATGCACGTTTGATGGCACGGCTATTCTATGCTCACTGGTGCGTGGCCAcatgttttcttcttttattttttctattccgcGGACTGTTTCTATTTGTCGAAAAAAAGTAAACGTCCAATGCACACATTGCTAGAAGTACCCCCTTTTTACTTGTCTTATGATTCTCTACAGTCACTTATTGCGCGTGTAAACAATcagaacaaaaatgaaaaagTTAATTACTTGCTCTTCAATAAATAATAACACGTCATACACTAAAAAAATAATACCGACTGCTTCTTAGTGCGACTCGGTGCATGGTGGTTTGGACATCCTCTATATAGGGTCTTGCTCAGGGCACCGCAGAATTATTAACAAAAGGAATCGGCGAAGGCGAAAGCTCTCAATGTTCGGTCAGGTGAAGGCAACTGAAAGTTACAGCAGGCTATCTGGACCCCCTGAGCGTTTTCGAGAAGATTCCAGGCTCATAGAGACAGGTTGAGAACAGCAAACGTTCCATAACGATTACACGTTTTACGTACTCTTACGAAAGTtgacaccctttggggcttgtctTGTCCTACAACAATACTTGCCATCTGCCGCGCTTGCGTTTCATTTCtcgaaaactcagcgctcgctaaTTTTCTCTCGAGAATGGCGTGTTACGCTGATAAcgtgcaagccgttcgtgacttcgaagcttgtaccgggctcgcagcattaaagaaaggaaatgcaggcgaGACAgaagacgattattgttgtgggacaagtgCTAAAGGGTGTATTTTTTAAGAGTGTGTGAGATCCGATTTGACACTCGTATACTTAGAACGTCCGTAGTGTGAAGGCGGATGTGCGAAATGTTTCTTGCGCGAGCACGCTCGCTGAGGACGAATTACGTCTGTGCTTTCTGCGTGTAATATCAGCTTACATTAAAACGCAAACAAATGTAGAATGACTAAAGTGCATTCTTGCACTTCCAGCTGCACACTAAAATTTTTCACTTACTCATGGGTGCACAAAAGCTGCTTGCATTTGTTTCATAGCTAACACCCCGAGCTTTGAAGGGGTGAGATTGAATCAAACTCTCGTGTCAGATATTTCGGCGTGCGCCAAATGGTCGCTGTTATCACACACGTTTCAACTACTGCTCGCTGTCGTTTAGAACAAAACTTTGGTGCAGCCTTAGAGATAAGGGAGCGAGAAAGAACAAATTATGCAGGAACTCCGCATTGCAATGTTTCTGCAGGGCAAGCTAGGGCTCCTTTCAATTTACAGCCCATACTTGATGAAAAACACTGAAGCTATTGTGGAGATTTTTTAAGCAGCACTCGAATAAGAGCTTGAAAGCATGGCCTGTAGATCTTAAAGACCTTTTCTATTTGCTGCCGCAACCTCAGATGCGAGTATGTGTCGAGGGATGTGTAGCAGCATCAGGTAATGGTCGCCAATCTTGTGACGTGCAAAATCAGCGATTGGCAATGAGCCACAATTAACAGGAGTATCTTTTCACTGAGCAGAAGGCCCTAGCTGACGTCCTTTCCTCGGCGGATCAACCTCTCCGCCCACATCGCGCCAGCCGCTCGTGATGTGAGCCATGCACCTGCTTCACTTTGTAGCAATGGCCTGTCCCTAGGCAGCCTCCGTTCTCCTCATCTTCCGGGCCGTCGACGATGCCTGCTACAAATGTACTGATATAGCTTTGGGGCATTAGCATCTCAATATGGAACAAGTTTGACTGTATCTAGATCTACCAATCTCTTCACCTTTTGCCTAGATTAAGCGCGCATCGAGAGGAACGAAGAAGTGTACATTCAAAAACAAGATGTTTGTATCGGATGCTACCGGACACCGCTCCTAAGTGACTTGCTTTTAGCCACTGAGCAAagcaagaacaaggtgaaagcggcaGCCAAGgttccgacaagtggacttgtctttttcaaggcgacatacgcTTTGCTCGGGTGCTGTgcacacggccgttgacacgcacggccgtgtcaccggccttctgcacagcattcctttattctcaattttacaccctcgccgctaacacaacTTAagtcgttgccgcacccacccgcttTACCCGTtgtcccctttagaagaaccctaacaatatatactgtgccgaggaaagcatatgtcacgttgagaaagacaagtacacttgtggaaacgttgactgccgcttttaccttgttATTGTATTGCTCATCCTCTTAAGTTTCCTTTTCGAGCCTTCCCCATGTTTTTCCTGGATTGATTTTAGCTAAGCAAGACAAATGCTTAATCAACAACATCGACGGTTTTATAGTTTTAGGTAATTTTAGATAGGTTAACGATTTTATAGTCCTCCATGACAGTGCCCTCGGCAGCATTGATCAGGAAGCCGAGATTTTATAAAACTTCCTGAGCTAGCTGCTTCACCTCTCTCATTTTAACTCGTCAATTACCGGTTGGTCACGCGTTGTAATTTATTCATCTCCGACTAGACGTTAACGACAAACATGCACGCTTGGCTTATCATCCCGGAGCTAAAAATAACTTCTGGAGTACAATTCATCTCATTCGAAAAGCGTGGTATTGTTAACCTCTGTTTTGCAAATACCGTTCGGATGTCTTGTTGTTATGCTCCTGAGGAGACCAGCCTGCGTTAACAAGCAGCGCATCTGGTTTCGGCAGGACATCCAATGCAGGTGCTCGTCTGATTTCCAAGGAACTTTCTTAAGAAAATGCGAAACCCCGATGGCGTCCCTGGGAAACCGTTCAGGAAAAAGCAGAAGCTGGTGGTCGTTCTGTATATAGATAAGGTTTCGCATGGGCGGAAGAAAGCAGCCAGTCAGGTCGGCAAAATGAAAAGGGCTTTTTTCAGCACCTGAAATGCTAAGCCACCTGTGCGAGCTCACTGACCCTGTCGGTGAAAAGCCGAGAGGGTGCCAGACAAAGCACCAGAACCATGTTGTGCTCTGCGCAAAAGCAGTGGTGGGTGGTATACCGCAAACCTGTGGCTTAAAATAGATCGGCCAGACAGTCCGGTGTGTAAATGATCGCTTAAGAGAGTACACACAAAACATTACAAGGTACAGACATGGGCACCTGTCCACAGATTGCACTTGGCTCTACTTGCTCACCGTTATGCTCAAAGTGTCGCGTAATTTGTAAATACACATTATCTTTGTAACAATATTAACCTACCTATTCTAAATTAGTGGCTAAATTTCTTAACATTTCAGATATTGTGATATATCAGCTTGGGCTGCCTATTCATTGGCATATGTTCAATAGTCGGCATGGGCTATTGCATCATAACGCTCTATACCTACATGCACCAACATCGAAGTGAGCGCGGAGCCACGCACTTTTGAACATGCTTGACAATATGTAAGCACTGTCACGACGAAATATATTTTATGGTTTGAAACTGTGCACCTTCACGGGAACCTTGTTCACATGAGGTCGATCTAGAACGTTTGTAGTACGTTTTTATTTATCGTGAACAACTTTCACTGCTTCGCGATGTGCCGAACTACTAACGGCAATAAAAAATTAAGCAGTGGAGCAAATTAAACCGGTGATATATAGATAATTTATATTGCTTATGAAAATAAATCAAGCTAGCATCTTTCCAGTGAAGAAATATAGTAGCCGGTAATAAAAAAGTTCTAAAGCTAGAATTACTCGTCAGCGTAGATGCTAGTGTATCGCAAATTAAACATGTATTGTTAGTGAAGGCAGCCGACCTAATGCGAACTGCCCTTAGGAACGAAAGGCTTTGTGAATTGGGCCCTCagtgtacacccggccacaaaagtttacggaccacaggatcGCAGAAAACTTTCAATTTCCAAGCAGCCTGCAGCAGTATCCAGTAGAACTGTATACGAAAATGTTCTTAACATATTCTAGCCGAtgcccgaaatgcaaataccaggttgcgttgtgaggttgtggagatgttcagctttttctcaaatttcatggtccgtaatattttgtggtcGGGTGTACATGTATTATTTGCTGATGTCGTGCGTTTCCCCTAACAGAGCAAGAGTAGTTCTGGTTATTCTGGAATCGATCGTTGAAAAGAGACAGCAGATTTGCGTGATCTTACGGAatcgcaacaacaaaatttcaacGAAGCTGTTTTCTATCGAGCAGCTTCCAGGATAATTTCGTTTCTCTGTAATTAAGTGGCGTGTGAGCCGTACTCAAGTAAATCCCGCAATCCCAGGACTTCAGGGAAAGTCGGACCTGCCGTCATAAACACCCAAGCAGCTTTCTTTAGTCCTCtcgtacgagaaatacagcgactgcactcACGTCTATACTGATGGCTCAACTACATCAACAAGgtccggtggcgctgtagttataccagcaaggAGAATAACCCAACGGTTCCAGACCTCCCATGCCACTActtctacagctgcagagctcgcggctcccAGCGGTGTACTTCATATGATCAGCACAGAGTCCTGATCCAGCACAGAGAGCAATAAAAAGAATAATCGGGGGTTAGATAAATATTTGCAAGTATAGTAATTAGACGATAGAACGTTAAACTATTTTCCCACATCACCCTCAACATTGTTTTTATTTCAACCGAAAGTGAAAGAGGTTTGACATAAAGTTTTCTGAGCGCTTTGAGAAACACTCATGACAATGGTCTCATAACGCTTTCGAGAACTCGCTAAATAAAAGTTTTAGAAATGCTGTAATTTATCCACGCGCATTAAATTTCGCATGAACGTTTCTAATAATGTTTCCTTTATATTCGTTGAGATTGATTTTGGTAGCAACAATAGTTCACCCAGGAGGGCACGATAAGTTCTTCGCCATTGCTAAAGCACATAACGCTCCTGAGCGCTTGCACACGTGATATATACTGATACAGCTGTGATTATCCCGCACTCCTTAAACTTATTTTTAGAAATAACTCATGACCTGCCCTCTACTACGAAAATACGCGAGCAAAGTGTCTCTTCTTGTTCACGGACGACACCACGGTCACTTCGCATAACTCAAGAATGCAGGTAGAAATTGAAAGTTCAGCAAATATTTTCTCCACATTACTCGAGTTTCAACAAGATGTTTCTGGGGAACCAGACCATGCcctttcgctttaaaacaattTTTTCTTCGTAGTACTGACTGCTGTATTACGCGCCGCTTTATTGGATCTACGATAGGCTTCTTTtgttctcattcacactttttgttttgttctcgTGATACCACCCGGGTCTCCGCCTGTATCCCCCCGcgcattttccccgcgcaatacccgactgctctttgcaaattatgtcaggaaactagagacgacgctgtcacacatgttgtgggagtgtcgggttacatcagctacaatggcagtagctccggaggctcttgcgtcgaagtgggccgccgctctgcgcagctccgacCTCAAGActcaagagtgggctgtccagcaagcccgagaggcggcgacgaggcaaggcctcgaagtcccctcatgggagacctgagcccgggtcgtgaaatttgccggattcagaataaagttgcttccatccatccatccccccGCGCAGTGGGGTTGCGCCATTTCCGGAGAAAATCGCCATCGTCATCATCTTGCTCGCGAGCCCCCCGAGAAGAAAGCCGACGCCGAGCACACCAGTGCAGCGGCCATGTCTCAGGAGCTCGCTCGCGGTGGCCCGTCGTCCGGCGCCCCGGACCCGGGCCGGGACCCGACGCGCGATCGCCGCTACTCGTTCGGCTTCGCGCTGCTGCGCGGCAAAAGGGCCAGCACCGAGGACGAGGGCACGCAGGCCAAGACCACCGAGTCGCGGATCCAGGCGATGCGCGGCTACGGCTTGGGCCTCTTCCTGCCCGAGGAGGCCTGGCGCTCGGACAACATCGACCGGCTCAACCGCACCACGCTGCCCACGGACGTCACGCCGCCCTTCCGGGTAAACTGCGCGACGCGGGCGCGGCTCGAGTCCTGGATGTATGAGCGGCGTAAACGCCGCGAGGAACCTCCTTCCACGATTGGTCGCGCGTTGGGATCGCGACAGGGAATGCCCTCGTTGGTCGCCGGGCATATATGTCCAGTATGCTTGCCCACGACAGCGGCCGCCTAAGAAgcgctgaataataataataataataataataataataataataataataataataataataataataataataataataataacccaGGGATCTTCGAACAGTCATCCTCGAAGCGCGGCTGAATCGGCCTCGA encodes:
- the LOC139057738 gene encoding uncharacterized protein, with amino-acid sequence MVLVLCLAPSRLFTDRGKVAEHAIHNKVSRYLEEKDVYPHNMTGFRAGLSTQDAMRRIKDQAIDRNTRDMGATLDLDLEKAFDNILHSFVLGTISSLGLSKHFHDFKRSFLPDKKAILQVG